The genome window ATTGCTGCACTTGTGGTGTCTGTAATCATTCTTTCATCGCCATCTAGCGCTCCCCCTCTTCCGCAACCAAATGTGGAATCAAAAAACGAATCCATTCAGGTTCTTGCAACAAATCTCAAAAAGCCTTGGGCAATTGCATTTGCCAAAGATAGAATCTTTGTGACAGAAAAGGAAGGTGCGATCCGAGTTATTCAGTCAGACACTTTGCTTGATGAGCCTCTGACGGTTTTGAGAGCTGCAAACGTTTACGGAGGAGGATTACTTGGAATTACGACGCATCCTGACTTTGAAAATAACCATCTCCTTTATGCATATTACACATATTCTGAAAATGACGTACTTTTCAACAAGGTTCTCCGTATAACTGAATCAGATAACAAGCTCAAAGACGCAGTAATCATTATTGATAAAATTCCTGGCTCGCAGTTCTATAACGGGGGTGTGATAAAATTCGGACCAGATGGAAAATTATACGTCGCTACCGGCCTGCCGTCTGAAAACTCTCATGATTCCCAAGACTTGTTCTCACTTGCAGGAAAAATTCTTCGACTAAACGATGATGGGACAATACCTGACGACAACCCGTTTCCAAACTCGCCTGTGTTTTCTCTGGGACACAGAGACCCGCAGGGCATGGCATGGGACAAGTACGGTAGTCTCTATGTTACCGAGATGGGCCCGACAAAAAACGATGAAATCAACCTTGTCAAACCGGGACAGAACTATGGCTGGCCAGAACAGGAATGCTCTGGAAAAGAAGACTATGTTGATCCCGTAAAATGCTATGACCCGAGCATAGAGCCTGGAGGAATTGTGTTTTATAGTGGGGACAAGCTTGAATATAATGACAGCTTGATTATGGCAACATTGCGCGGATCAAACTTATACAAACTAGACGTATCTGAGAACAAAATAGTATCACAAAAAAGCATATTGGGTGGAACTGGAAGAATCAGAGACGTAGGACTGGGACCTGACGGCTACCTTTACGTTATCACATCAAACACGGATGGCAAGGCATTTCCTGACAAATTGGACGACAAGCTGTTGAGAATACTGAAATAAATTGAAATTCGACGTTTCGCGGTTTTTTGAAAAAGACAGAAAGGAGAGAATTGACATTGTCGCCAAATTTGCAAATCTGACTGAACAGGAAATACAGACTCTTGAGAATTCTGGAGGGATTTCATTTGAGCAGGCAGACAAAATGGTTGAAAATGCTATAGGAACATTTTCATTCCCGCTTGGAATTGCGACTAATTTTACAATAAACAAAAAAGAATACCTAGTCCCAATGGTGATAGAAGAACCGTCGGTGATTGCAGCTGCATCAAAGGCTGCCAAGATAGCAAAGATACGCGGTGGTTTTGAAATGCAAAATGACGAGTCATACAGCATAGGGCAAATACAGGTGGTAAATGTAGATGTGGATTCTGCCATGCAAAAAATTCTCAAATCTTCAAAGGAAATACTGGACTTGGCAAATTCCAAAAGCAACACCCTGTCAAAAATAGGCAAGGGTGCAAAGGAGATCTCTTGCAAGGAAATCAGAACGGATGCAGGTCCGATGCTAATTGTCGAACTGCTAATCGATGTTGGCGACGCAATGGGGGCAAATGTAACAAACACAATGTGCGAGGGAATAGCACCACTCATAGAAAAAATCACAAACGGCAAGGTAATCCTTCGAATACTCTCAAACTATTCTACACGGAGAATGGTGAGTGGCACTGCGACATTTGAAAAGGAAGCAGTTGGAGGGCAAGAGACAGTTGACAACATCATTCTGGCATACCAGTTTGCAGCATATGACGAGTACCGTGCAGTAACACACAACAAGGGAATAATGAACGGAATCATCGCAGTAGCAAACGCAACAGGACAAGATACTCGCGCAATCGAGGCCGCTGCGCATGCATACGCCTCAAAAAACGGAAGATACACATCGCTTACACAATGGGACAAGGACAATGATGGAAACCTGGTTGGTAGAATCGAGATCCCAATGTCAGTTGGAATAGTGGGGGGAATCATCAACGTGCATCCGACTGCAAAAATATGTACAAAAATACTTGGAGTTCAGTCTGCAAGCGAACTTGCCTGCATAATTGGGGCTGCTGGACTTGCTCAGAACTTTAGTGCTCTGCGTGCACTCGCATCGGAGGGAATCCAAAAAGGTCACATGCGGCTACACGCAAGAAACATTGCTGCTGCGGCAGGTGCGACAAATGATCAAATCGACACCCTTGTAAAGAAAATGACCTCAGAGGGCAATATTTCGATTAATCGGGCACGTGAGATTTTAGGGGAACTTTGAACAACAAAATATAGAGGTTCTTTTCTCAAGAATTAAAGATGACCAAAGTAAAATTTGCCATTCCAAAGGGAAGCCTTGAGGACGCAACCTTTGCCATTCTAGAAAGGTCGTGGACCAAGGTTCAGCGCAAGAGCCGCACATACAGGGTAACACTAGATGATCCTGACATTGCTGTAAAAATGCTAAGGCCGCAGGAAATCCCTACGTTTGTATCTGACGGCTTGTATGATGTTGGCATTACCGGAAAGGACTGGATTGGCGAAACAAAGTCCGACGTGGAGCCGCTCTTGGATCTGGAATATGGGAAAATAAAACTCGTAGTGGCAATACCTGACACTTATCGATTCAAGTCGCTAGATGAGATGATTGCGTCATATGCAAAACAAAAAAGAATACTGCGAATATCCTCAGAATATCTTACAACTGCCTCAAAATTCATAAAACAACTAAAGTCATACAAAAAATACTACGGTAACAAAGACCCGCAAATTGTCACACCCTGGCTCCGTATTGGAACTAACAAAAGCGTGCAGATTCATCTGTCGTTTGGCGCAACAGAAGCCAAGCCGCCAGATGACGTAGATGCGATAATGGATGTGACTGAAACTGGAACCACACTTGAACAAAACCAGCTAAAGATAGTTGATACTGTTTTACAATCAAGTGCTCACCTAATTGCAAACAAGAACTCGTTGCGTGATAAGACAAAGAGGGAAAAAATCTTTGACATCATTACCGTCATGAGGGGTGCAGTTGAGGGAAGAAAATATCTACACATTTACTTAAACGTGGAAGAAAAAAACATGCCCAAGTTGCTAAGCAGCTTGCCCTCACTCAAGCGCCCGACGATTAGTCCGCTGAGCGAAAATGGCTGGTATGGCGTGAATACAATAGTTCCAAAATCTGAATTTCACAAAATGATCCCAAAGCTTAGAAAGATTGCACAGGGCCTAGTAGTGCACGAGCCGAGGCAGATCCTAGAACTTGAGGAGATAAAGCGTCACGAAGAAAATTGATGAAGATAATCACAGTCAAAAATGTACATTCCTTTGCCAAGTCCCAGTCGCGCAAATTTGACAAAAAGATAGTAGAGTCAATAATTAATCTGGTCCAAAAAGACGGCGACTCTGCGCTCAGAAAGTTTGAAAAAAAATTCAACGGAGTAAGCACAAAGGCATTTCAAGTATCACAAAAAGAAATCAAGGACGCATACAAAAGTGTCACTCCAGAACAAGTACAGGCAATCAAACTGGCAAA of Candidatus Nitrosotenuis sp. DW1 contains these proteins:
- a CDS encoding PQQ-dependent sugar dehydrogenase, giving the protein MNKKIRIAGIIAALVVSVIILSSPSSAPPLPQPNVESKNESIQVLATNLKKPWAIAFAKDRIFVTEKEGAIRVIQSDTLLDEPLTVLRAANVYGGGLLGITTHPDFENNHLLYAYYTYSENDVLFNKVLRITESDNKLKDAVIIIDKIPGSQFYNGGVIKFGPDGKLYVATGLPSENSHDSQDLFSLAGKILRLNDDGTIPDDNPFPNSPVFSLGHRDPQGMAWDKYGSLYVTEMGPTKNDEINLVKPGQNYGWPEQECSGKEDYVDPVKCYDPSIEPGGIVFYSGDKLEYNDSLIMATLRGSNLYKLDVSENKIVSQKSILGGTGRIRDVGLGPDGYLYVITSNTDGKAFPDKLDDKLLRILK
- the hisG gene encoding ATP phosphoribosyltransferase, with protein sequence MTKVKFAIPKGSLEDATFAILERSWTKVQRKSRTYRVTLDDPDIAVKMLRPQEIPTFVSDGLYDVGITGKDWIGETKSDVEPLLDLEYGKIKLVVAIPDTYRFKSLDEMIASYAKQKRILRISSEYLTTASKFIKQLKSYKKYYGNKDPQIVTPWLRIGTNKSVQIHLSFGATEAKPPDDVDAIMDVTETGTTLEQNQLKIVDTVLQSSAHLIANKNSLRDKTKREKIFDIITVMRGAVEGRKYLHIYLNVEEKNMPKLLSSLPSLKRPTISPLSENGWYGVNTIVPKSEFHKMIPKLRKIAQGLVVHEPRQILELEEIKRHEEN
- a CDS encoding hydroxymethylglutaryl-CoA reductase, degradative; its protein translation is MKFDVSRFFEKDRKERIDIVAKFANLTEQEIQTLENSGGISFEQADKMVENAIGTFSFPLGIATNFTINKKEYLVPMVIEEPSVIAAASKAAKIAKIRGGFEMQNDESYSIGQIQVVNVDVDSAMQKILKSSKEILDLANSKSNTLSKIGKGAKEISCKEIRTDAGPMLIVELLIDVGDAMGANVTNTMCEGIAPLIEKITNGKVILRILSNYSTRRMVSGTATFEKEAVGGQETVDNIILAYQFAAYDEYRAVTHNKGIMNGIIAVANATGQDTRAIEAAAHAYASKNGRYTSLTQWDKDNDGNLVGRIEIPMSVGIVGGIINVHPTAKICTKILGVQSASELACIIGAAGLAQNFSALRALASEGIQKGHMRLHARNIAAAAGATNDQIDTLVKKMTSEGNISINRAREILGEL